A DNA window from Primulina tabacum isolate GXHZ01 chromosome 12, ASM2559414v2, whole genome shotgun sequence contains the following coding sequences:
- the LOC142520881 gene encoding VQ motif-containing protein 11-like has protein sequence MAASSTSSSSNNNSNSTPSFPPTFPSVSDPTSILNTTFVQADPSTFRAVVQRLTGKEASAEMGPRRPQFKLHERRPTAARKLEIKLNKNINGGSNVSAATLLHSPFSSPRSLHRNFLMEHKVMVSPVSPLEYLAARGGTNTPRPSVEDEERLIAEKGYYLHPSPLSTPRGSDPPELLPLFPLLSPRDKHN, from the coding sequence ATGGCGGCTTCTTCTACTTCCTCCTCCTCCAACAACAATTCTAATTCCACCCCTTCGTTTCCACCCACATTCCCAAGCGTATCCGACCCGACCTCCATTCTCAACACCACCTTCGTCCAAGCCGACCCCTCTACTTTCCGAGCCGTCGTCCAAAGACTCACCGGGAAAGAAGCCTCAGCCGAAATGGGTCCCCGGAGGCCCCAATTCAAGCTCCACGAAAGGAGGCCAACCGCCGCGAGAAAGCTGGAGATCAAGCTCAACAAAAACATCAATGGTGGCTCCAATGTGAGCGCCGCCACTCTGTTACATTCTCCCTTCTCTTCTCCGAGAAGCCTTCACCGGAATTTTCTCATGGAGCATAAGGTCATGGTCTCCCCAGTCTCGCCGTTGGAGTACTTGGCGGCACGTGGGGGTACGAATACTCCGAGGCCGAGTGTGGAAGATGAAGAAAGATTGATCGCTGAAAAGGGTTACTACTTGCACCCGAGTCCGTTAAGCACTCCGAGAGGATCCGACCCGCCGGAGCTTCTGCCTTTGTTTCCGCTTCTTTCACCAAGAGATAAGCATAACTAG
- the LOC142520682 gene encoding checkpoint protein hus1, which translates to MKFKALLTDNGINLLEKRILPALDKMGKVCHLFLTRDHAFFLHNLLNSDGVQSIAQFKKESLFQDYRISSQNDDKIAFSVDLALLHRALRSILAIYVESRDSDFNCLQIKLVKKSPPHSNQAVPFLTLEAKGYKSAVVQDVPISKPLSRADVDELQLALENAQEVPPTLVKAPELNLLQSFVDRMKHVGEVLGVSVSKCGDLHLQISTSSITLGAEFRNLTVLGEQVDGAAVDIGSSAQTRIERAVQRGDAMSVQVSVKHFSKSLQGSLAKPDCAFYGIVPQGACLIMIFQFLIPGTRQMDKSISLHCRLPVLDPGSN; encoded by the coding sequence ATGAAGTTCAAAGCTCTCCTCACCGACAATGGCATCAACCTGCTGGAGAAAAGAATCCTCCCAGCTCTAGACAAAATGGGCAAAGTTTGCCACCTCTTCTTGACCCGCGATCACGCCTTCTTCCTCCACAACCTCCTCAACTCCGATGGCGTTCAATCCATTGCTCAGTTCAAGAAGGAATCTCTCTTCCAAGACTACCGGATTTCCAGCCAAAACGACGATAAAATCGCTTTCTCCGTCGACCTTGCCCTTCTTCACCGCGCCCTCCGCTCCATCCTCGCCATCTACGTGGAGTCCAGGGACTCCGATTTCAACTGCCTCCAGATCAAATTGGTGAAGAAATCGCCACCACACTCGAACCAAGCGGTGCCATTTCTTACGCTCGAAGCAAAAGGGTATAAGTCAGCTGTTGTCCAAGACGTGCCCATTTCGAAACCCTTATCACGTGCCGATGTCGATGAGCTACAACTCGCCCTCGAAAATGCCCAAGAAGTGCCCCCGACTTTGGTGAAAGCCCCCGAATTGAATTTGTTGCAAAGCTTTGTTGATAGGATGAAACATGTTGGGGAAGTTTTGGGTGTTTCCGTCAGTAAATGTGGGGACTTGCATTTGCAGATTTCGACTTCTTCGATCACATTAGGTGCCGAGTTTAGGAATCTGACAGTTTTAGGAGAGCAAGTCGATGGGGCGGCGGTTGACATAGGCTCCAGTGCTCAGACCAGGATTGAGAGGGCTGTGCAGAGAGGAGATGCTATGAGTGTCCAAGTGAGCGTGAAGCATTTCTCTAAGAGCCTGCAGGGTAGCTTGGCAAAGCCCGATTGTGCGTTTTATGGGATTGTGCCGCAGGGCGCTTGCTTGATCATGATATTTCAGTTCCTTATCCCGGGGACGAGGCAGATGGATAAATCTATCAGCTTGCATTGTAGGCTTCCTGTGCTTGATCCTGGTTCCAATTGA